The following proteins come from a genomic window of Terribacillus aidingensis:
- a CDS encoding isopeptide-forming domain-containing fimbrial protein, producing MKNNMSSTSIREFFNKILIGAMIMLLAINGVMPYFSNYSVYAAETFTINDTDSYGSTTNGIIYQFDGTQPSSTPKASLTVTGELAGKILNGLAVDKNNGVFYVNYGQNLYTINPDGSSQLVTTLTSAAANAAISADGTKYLYNYGVNGKYYIGSYDLNTKELTSAEIKGSYSNGDSASWGGDLLVDNEGYIWVSRALGGGVTDLLQIDPNTYTVLKEVEITSDDPIEFGARGLSFLPSGQILMVAGNTNPTLYLLDKDTVKATYLGAMTGPIISDLASGVTPSFNPSPDSPILESEKTSSIAEKADGNTDAEHPEVGDTLSYVIQARNTVENSPITNLSIKDSIPDGLEYISGSLKLDGQAVSDAAGDDGGQVSDRDIIGQFGDVTDTEWHKVEFQVKVQTGQAGSTIQNTATVSGDNIDPQEPSNTVEVVENPNPEIPDNPNPEIPDACAAPVALINGGFEEPTARNPGDTGSPGAEHAWMYFYEDEVPGWETNASDDFIQIMNSEYPYNGTKVNPPDGDQYAELNANQVSALYQDVETNPGQTIYWRLAHRGGLGEDTMAVQIGSAEIPAEDLPVIQEITTGNTEWKYYSGSYKVPAGQTTTRFAFNSVSSAQNLPLWGNLLDDIFLGTEPCIVAEKSIAPEGDVFEGDELTYEVTTKNTGGDVAADAVFEDAIPEGTEYVPGSMKLVNGSDTVSLTDEDDDDAGVFDGSKVRVELGDVQNTTNAPDGITVQFKVKALSSHAGETIANKANIQYQNLLANEEETTESNEVTTNILENPEFPDACAAPVALINGSFEQGPREGAYGPIYFDESEVPGWSTTDDGSPTGDKVIEIWNYETGYPGGGSKNFPKPPEGVRYAELNAYENGMLYQDVETTPGQTLYWRLSHMGRAGVDTMQLRIGAATDDPYDTAIIEQMSDGNTAWGTYTGSYTVPAGQTVTRFGFEALSSANGSIGVGNFLDDIFLGTSACVVAEKTVAPEGQVNAGDELTYEVTTKNNGGDIAADTVFEDAIPEGTEYVPGSMKLVNGSDTVSLTDADDDDAGVFDGNKVRVELGDVQNTTNASDGITVQFKVKALSSHVGKTVANKANIQYQNLLTNESKTTESNEVNTPIGYKDPVTESDKSFSIAAKADGNTDAEHAEVGDTLTYKIQTRNTIEDSLIQNLNITDTIPEGLEYIADTLKVDGEAVTDEEDEDKGQAVNGDILGTFGDVTDTEWHTVEFQVKVLPGQASKDIQNVATVAGDNLETPDKPEEEVNVYPRIPDLESEKTAANLDADKDGYEVGDTVVYTIKARNPVSDSLVEDFVISDELPEGLSVVDGSLEVSDGGSGSFEDGKFTANFGDVADTEWRTVTFQAKIESGQSGKRIENVAAVTGSNIDTPDEPKTDITVDPKDPITESDKSFSIAEKGEGNTDAEHAEVGDTLTYKIQTRNTIEDSLIQNLNISDTIPEGLEYSAGTLKVDGEAVTDEEDEDKGQAVNGDILGTFGDVTDTEWHTVEFQVKVMPGQASKDIQNVATVSGDNLDTPDKPEEVVKVYPRIPVLESNKTAANLDPEKEVFEVGDTVVYTIQTRNTVSDSLAENLMISDVIPAGLTYVDGSLIVSDNGIGNAVNGTVTANFGNVPDTGWRTVTFQAKIESGQSGNKIENIATVTGSNIDKPDEPKTDITVDPKDPVTESDKSFSIVEKGEGNTDAEHAEVGDTLTYKIQTRNTIEDSLIQNLNITDTVPEGLEYVADSLKVDGEAVTDEEDEDKGQAVDGDILGTFGDISDTEWHTVEFQVTVLSGQAGKDIQNVATVSGDNLETPDKPEEEVKVYPRVPVLESEKTAANLDADKEGYEVGDTIVYTIKSRNTVSDSLVENFVISDELPEGLSFVDGSLEVSDGGSGSFEDGKVTANFGDVADTEWRTVTFQAKIESGQSSKKIENVASVTGSNIDRPDEPKTDITVDPKDPKLESDKSFSIVEKGEGNTDAEHAEVGDTLTYKIQTRNTIEDSLIQNLNITDTVPEGLEYVADTLKVDGEEVTDAADEDKGQAVDGDILGAFGDITDTEWHTVEFQVTVLTGQAGKDIQNVATVSGDNLETPDKPEEEVKVYPRVPVLESEKTAANLDPDKEVYEAGDTVVYTIQSRNTVSDSLVENFVINDELPEGLSFVDGSLEMSDGGKASFEDGKITASFGDVTDTEWRTVTFQAKIESGQSGKKIENVASVTGGNIGTPDEPKTDVTVDPKDPKLESEKTAKNLDADKEAYEVGDMVVYTIKSRNTVSDSLVENFVINDELPEGLSFVDGSLETSEGGKASFEDGKVTASFGYVTDTEWRTVTFQAKIESGQSGKKIENVASVTGGNIETPDEPKTDVTVDPKDPKLESEKTAKNLDADKEAYEVGDMVVYTIQSRNTVSDSLVENFVINDELPEGLSFVDGSLEMSDGGKASFEDGKITASFGDVTDTEWRTVTFQAKIESGQSGKKIENVASVTGGNIETPDEPKTDVTVDPKDPKLESEKTAKNLDADKEAYESGDTIVYTIKSRNTVSDSLVENFVITDELPEGLSFVDGSLETSEGGKASFEDGKVTASFGDVTDTEWHTVTFQAKIESGYAGKHIENVATVSADNIDTPDKPNKLIDIHNEITETPDEPSNTDGPTNTDGPNKPNGNDTTSTPNAGKPSEIFNTNPVAEEGQHLPKTASNIFNLLIAGIVLLVIGLSIRFVLNRKANN from the coding sequence GTGAAAAATAACATGTCATCTACTAGCATAAGAGAGTTTTTTAACAAGATTTTGATTGGCGCTATGATTATGCTATTAGCAATCAATGGAGTAATGCCGTATTTTTCTAATTATTCTGTTTATGCTGCAGAAACTTTTACCATCAATGATACTGATTCTTATGGTTCAACTACTAATGGAATCATCTATCAATTTGATGGAACACAGCCGAGCTCTACGCCTAAAGCTAGTCTTACAGTAACAGGCGAACTAGCTGGGAAGATATTGAACGGCTTAGCAGTTGATAAAAACAATGGTGTTTTTTATGTGAATTATGGGCAGAACCTTTATACTATCAACCCAGATGGTTCGAGCCAGCTTGTTACTACATTAACAAGTGCTGCAGCAAATGCAGCTATCTCAGCGGATGGTACGAAATATCTCTATAATTACGGAGTCAATGGAAAATACTATATTGGCTCTTACGATTTGAATACGAAGGAACTAACTTCCGCAGAAATTAAAGGTTCCTACAGTAATGGAGATTCTGCCAGTTGGGGCGGTGATTTACTCGTAGATAACGAAGGTTATATATGGGTTAGCCGTGCTCTAGGTGGTGGAGTGACCGATTTATTACAAATTGATCCCAACACCTACACAGTTTTAAAAGAAGTGGAAATCACCTCGGACGATCCAATAGAATTCGGTGCCAGGGGATTGAGCTTCCTGCCCAGCGGACAAATATTAATGGTAGCCGGCAATACCAACCCAACCTTATATTTACTTGATAAGGATACGGTTAAAGCTACCTATCTAGGTGCCATGACAGGGCCCATCATTTCAGACTTGGCGTCTGGTGTAACCCCTTCTTTCAACCCTAGCCCAGATAGCCCTATATTGGAATCGGAGAAGACATCTAGCATCGCAGAAAAAGCCGATGGAAATACGGATGCGGAACATCCGGAAGTTGGAGATACGCTTTCATATGTTATCCAGGCTCGAAATACTGTCGAGAACTCTCCTATCACAAACTTAAGCATCAAGGACTCAATTCCGGATGGATTAGAATATATATCTGGAAGTTTGAAGCTGGATGGACAGGCAGTTTCTGATGCTGCGGGCGATGATGGTGGACAGGTAAGTGATAGAGATATCATTGGTCAATTCGGCGATGTCACCGATACAGAGTGGCATAAAGTTGAGTTCCAGGTGAAAGTCCAGACCGGCCAAGCCGGTAGTACCATCCAGAATACTGCTACTGTGAGTGGGGACAATATTGATCCACAGGAACCAAGTAATACTGTCGAGGTTGTCGAGAATCCGAATCCAGAAATTCCAGACAACCCGAATCCAGAAATTCCAGATGCCTGTGCTGCGCCAGTAGCATTGATTAATGGTGGTTTTGAAGAACCCACTGCAAGAAATCCAGGGGATACAGGTTCTCCAGGAGCAGAGCACGCATGGATGTATTTTTACGAGGATGAAGTTCCAGGTTGGGAAACAAATGCCTCTGATGATTTTATTCAAATTATGAATTCAGAGTATCCCTATAATGGGACGAAGGTTAACCCACCTGATGGAGATCAATACGCTGAATTGAACGCCAATCAAGTATCTGCATTATATCAAGATGTTGAGACTAATCCCGGACAAACAATTTATTGGCGCTTAGCCCATAGAGGTGGATTAGGTGAGGATACAATGGCTGTACAAATAGGTTCAGCAGAAATTCCAGCAGAGGATTTACCAGTAATTCAGGAAATAACTACTGGAAATACTGAATGGAAATATTATTCTGGTTCCTATAAAGTACCAGCAGGTCAGACAACAACAAGATTTGCTTTTAATTCTGTAAGCTCCGCACAGAATTTACCACTTTGGGGTAATCTATTAGACGATATCTTCTTGGGAACAGAACCATGTATCGTGGCGGAAAAATCCATTGCTCCTGAAGGTGATGTTTTTGAAGGAGACGAATTAACGTACGAAGTGACGACAAAAAATACTGGCGGAGACGTTGCGGCGGATGCTGTATTTGAGGATGCCATTCCAGAAGGAACGGAATATGTTCCAGGATCTATGAAGCTCGTAAATGGTTCCGATACAGTGAGCCTGACAGATGAGGACGATGATGATGCAGGCGTGTTCGATGGAAGTAAGGTAAGAGTCGAGCTTGGTGACGTACAGAACACGACAAACGCACCGGATGGCATCACCGTACAATTCAAAGTCAAAGCACTGTCCAGCCATGCAGGCGAGACCATTGCCAACAAAGCAAATATCCAGTACCAAAACTTACTGGCAAACGAAGAAGAAACGACAGAATCCAACGAGGTTACCACCAACATATTGGAAAATCCGGAATTCCCGGATGCCTGTGCTGCACCAGTAGCATTGATTAATGGTAGTTTTGAACAAGGACCTAGAGAAGGTGCATATGGTCCTATCTACTTTGATGAATCTGAAGTTCCGGGGTGGTCAACAACCGACGATGGATCCCCAACAGGAGATAAAGTCATTGAAATCTGGAACTATGAAACTGGCTATCCTGGCGGAGGGTCGAAGAACTTCCCTAAACCTCCCGAAGGTGTCAGATACGCAGAGTTAAATGCCTATGAAAATGGGATGCTATACCAGGATGTGGAGACAACTCCTGGACAAACGCTTTATTGGCGATTATCTCATATGGGACGTGCTGGGGTAGATACCATGCAGCTGCGTATAGGAGCTGCAACGGATGATCCCTACGACACGGCTATCATTGAACAAATGTCAGATGGCAACACAGCATGGGGGACATATACGGGATCTTATACAGTCCCTGCAGGTCAAACCGTTACACGTTTTGGCTTTGAAGCCTTAAGCTCGGCCAATGGAAGCATTGGAGTTGGTAACTTCTTAGACGATATCTTTCTTGGGACCAGTGCATGTGTAGTAGCGGAAAAAACTGTAGCTCCAGAGGGCCAGGTAAATGCTGGTGACGAATTAACGTACGAAGTGACGACAAAAAATAACGGCGGAGACATTGCCGCAGATACAGTCTTTGAAGATGCCATTCCGGAAGGAACGGAATATGTACCAGGATCTATGAAGCTCGTTAATGGTTCCGATACAGTAAGCCTGACAGATGCGGATGATGATGATGCTGGTGTGTTCGACGGGAATAAGGTAAGAGTCGAGCTCGGTGATGTACAGAACACGACAAACGCATCGGACGGCATCACCGTACAATTCAAAGTCAAAGCACTGTCCAGCCATGTAGGCAAGACCGTTGCCAACAAAGCAAATATTCAGTACCAAAACTTACTTACAAACGAATCAAAAACGACAGAATCCAATGAAGTGAATACGCCGATTGGCTATAAGGATCCTGTGACAGAGTCTGACAAATCATTCAGCATAGCTGCAAAAGCCGATGGGAACACGGACGCGGAACATGCAGAAGTGGGCGATACCCTAACGTATAAGATCCAGACACGTAATACCATTGAAGACAGCTTGATTCAGAATCTGAATATCACCGATACCATTCCAGAAGGATTGGAATACATTGCGGATACGTTGAAAGTAGACGGAGAAGCGGTGACGGATGAAGAAGACGAAGATAAAGGACAAGCAGTGAATGGCGACATTCTTGGTACGTTTGGAGATGTCACCGATACGGAATGGCACACAGTGGAATTCCAAGTGAAAGTACTGCCGGGACAGGCAAGCAAGGATATTCAGAATGTGGCAACTGTAGCCGGGGATAATCTGGAAACACCGGATAAGCCAGAAGAAGAAGTCAACGTATATCCGCGTATACCGGATCTAGAATCCGAGAAAACAGCGGCCAACCTAGATGCAGACAAAGACGGGTATGAAGTGGGCGACACAGTCGTCTATACGATAAAAGCCCGGAACCCTGTTTCGGACAGTTTGGTAGAGGACTTCGTGATTTCCGATGAATTACCAGAAGGCTTAAGCGTTGTGGACGGAAGCCTGGAAGTGAGTGACGGAGGAAGCGGAAGCTTCGAAGATGGTAAATTCACTGCCAACTTCGGCGATGTCGCAGATACCGAATGGCGTACCGTGACGTTCCAGGCGAAGATTGAATCCGGCCAGTCCGGCAAGAGGATTGAAAACGTCGCAGCCGTAACAGGCAGCAACATAGATACACCGGATGAGCCGAAGACGGATATCACAGTTGATCCGAAGGATCCAATAACAGAGTCAGACAAATCATTCAGCATTGCTGAAAAAGGGGAAGGGAACACGGATGCAGAACATGCGGAAGTGGGCGATACCCTAACATACAAGATTCAGACGCGTAATACCATCGAAGACAGTCTAATCCAGAATCTGAATATCTCTGATACTATTCCGGAAGGATTGGAATACAGTGCAGGAACGTTGAAAGTAGACGGCGAAGCAGTGACGGATGAAGAGGATGAAGATAAAGGACAGGCAGTGAATGGCGACATTCTTGGTACGTTTGGAGATGTCACCGATACGGAGTGGCACACAGTTGAATTCCAAGTGAAAGTAATGCCGGGACAGGCAAGCAAGGATATTCAGAATGTGGCCACTGTATCTGGGGACAACCTCGACACACCGGACAAACCGGAAGAAGTAGTCAAGGTATACCCACGTATACCCGTTCTAGAATCCAATAAAACCGCTGCGAACCTAGATCCTGAAAAAGAAGTGTTCGAAGTGGGAGATACAGTTGTGTACACCATCCAGACACGGAATACAGTATCCGATAGTCTGGCTGAGAATCTTATGATCTCTGATGTCATTCCAGCAGGGCTGACATATGTAGATGGAAGTCTGATCGTAAGTGATAACGGTATTGGTAATGCAGTTAATGGCACAGTCACTGCTAATTTCGGTAATGTACCGGATACTGGGTGGCGCACCGTGACGTTCCAGGCGAAGATCGAATCCGGCCAGTCCGGTAATAAGATTGAGAACATCGCGACAGTAACAGGCAGCAACATAGATAAACCGGATGAACCGAAGACGGATATCACAGTTGATCCGAAGGATCCTGTAACAGAGTCCGATAAATCATTCAGTATAGTTGAAAAAGGGGAAGGGAACACGGATGCAGAGCATGCGGAAGTGGGAGATACCCTAACGTATAAGATCCAAACACGTAATACCATCGAAGACAGCTTGATCCAGAATCTGAACATCACAGATACAGTTCCGGAAGGATTGGAATATGTTGCGGATTCGCTGAAAGTAGACGGCGAAGCAGTGACGGATGAAGAGGATGAAGATAAAGGACAGGCAGTGGATGGCGACATCCTTGGTACGTTTGGTGATATCTCCGATACGGAGTGGCACACAGTGGAGTTCCAAGTAACCGTACTATCCGGCCAGGCCGGGAAGGATATCCAGAACGTGGCCACAGTATCTGGAGATAATCTCGAAACGCCTGATAAACCAGAAGAAGAAGTGAAGGTTTATCCGCGTGTACCAGTTCTAGAATCCGAGAAAACAGCAGCAAACCTAGATGCAGATAAAGAAGGCTATGAAGTGGGCGACACGATTGTATATACAATCAAATCCCGCAACACGGTTTCTGATAGTTTAGTAGAAAACTTCGTGATCTCCGATGAACTGCCGGAAGGCCTAAGTTTTGTGGACGGAAGCCTGGAAGTGAGTGACGGAGGAAGTGGAAGCTTCGAAGATGGTAAAGTCACTGCCAACTTCGGTGATGTCGCAGATACCGAATGGCGTACCGTGACGTTCCAGGCGAAGATTGAATCCGGCCAGTCCAGCAAGAAAATCGAGAACGTTGCATCCGTAACAGGCAGCAACATAGATAGACCGGATGAACCGAAGACGGATATCACAGTTGATCCGAAGGATCCAAAACTAGAATCCGACAAATCATTCAGTATAGTTGAAAAAGGGGAAGGGAACACGGATGCAGAACATGCGGAAGTGGGAGATACCCTAACGTATAAGATTCAGACGCGTAATACCATCGAAGACAGCCTGATCCAGAATCTGAACATCACAGATACAGTTCCGGAAGGATTGGAATATGTTGCGGATACGTTGAAAGTAGACGGCGAAGAAGTAACAGATGCAGCAGATGAGGACAAAGGACAGGCAGTGGATGGCGACATCCTTGGTGCGTTCGGTGATATCACCGATACGGAATGGCACACAGTGGAGTTCCAAGTAACCGTCCTAACCGGCCAAGCCGGGAAGGATATCCAGAACGTGGCAACAGTATCTGGAGATAATCTTGAAACGCCTGATAAACCAGAAGAAGAAGTGAAGGTTTATCCGCGTGTACCAGTTCTCGAATCCGAGAAAACCGCTGCGAACCTAGATCCAGACAAAGAAGTGTATGAAGCAGGCGACACGGTTGTATATACAATCCAATCCCGCAACACGGTTTCTGATAGTCTGGTAGAAAACTTCGTGATCAACGATGAGTTGCCGGAAGGCCTAAGCTTCGTGGACGGAAGTCTGGAAATGAGTGATGGCGGTAAGGCAAGCTTCGAAGATGGAAAAATCACAGCAAGCTTCGGAGATGTAACGGACACTGAATGGCGTACCGTGACGTTCCAAGCGAAGATTGAATCCGGCCAGTCTGGCAAGAAAATCGAAAACGTGGCTTCCGTAACAGGAGGCAACATCGGAACACCGGATGAGCCAAAAACAGATGTGACGGTTGATCCAAAAGATCCAAAATTGGAATCCGAAAAAACAGCGAAGAATCTAGATGCAGACAAGGAAGCATATGAAGTGGGCGACATGGTTGTATATACAATCAAATCCCGCAACACGGTTTCTGATAGTCTGGTAGAAAACTTCGTGATCAACGATGAGCTGCCGGAAGGCTTAAGCTTCGTGGATGGAAGTCTGGAAACGAGTGAAGGCGGCAAGGCAAGCTTTGAGGATGGAAAAGTAACAGCCAGCTTCGGATATGTAACGGACACCGAATGGCGTACCGTGACGTTCCAAGCGAAAATCGAATCTGGCCAGTCTGGTAAGAAAATCGAAAACGTGGCTTCCGTAACAGGAGGCAACATCGAAACACCGGATGAGCCAAAAACAGATGTGACGGTTGATCCAAAAGATCCAAAATTGGAATCCGAAAAAACAGCGAAGAATCTAGATGCAGACAAGGAAGCATATGAAGTGGGCGACATGGTTGTATATACAATCCAATCCCGCAACACGGTTTCTGATAGTCTGGTAGAAAACTTCGTGATCAACGATGAGTTGCCGGAAGGCCTAAGCTTCGTGGACGGAAGTCTGGAAATGAGTGATGGCGGTAAGGCAAGCTTCGAAGATGGAAAAATCACAGCAAGCTTCGGAGATGTAACGGATACCGAATGGCGTACCGTGACGTTCCAAGCGAAAATCGAATCTGGCCAGTCTGGCAAGAAAATCGAAAACGTGGCTTCCGTAACAGGAGGCAACATCGAAACACCGGATGAGCCAAAAACAGATGTGACGGTTGATCCAAAGGATCCAAAACTGGAATCCGAAAAAACAGCGAAGAATCTAGATGCAGACAAGGAAGCATATGAATCAGGAGATACGATTGTGTATACAATCAAATCCCGTAATACGGTTTCCGATAGTCTGGTAGAGAACTTCGTGATCACCGATGAACTGCCGGAAGGCCTAAGCTTTGTGGACGGAAGTCTAGAAACGAGTGAAGGCGGTAAGGCAAGCTTTGAGGATGGAAAAGTAACAGCCAGCTTCGGAGATGTAACGGACACCGAATGGCATACCGTGACGTTCCAAGCGAAAATCGAATCTGGTTATGCTGGTAAGCACATTGAAAACGTTGCTACTGTATCTGCAGACAATATAGATACCCCAGATAAGCCAAATAAACTAATAGATATTCACAATGAAATAACTGAAACACCAGATGAACCGAGTAATACAGATGGACCAACCAACACAGATGGACCAAACAAACCAAATGGCAATGATACAACTTCAACGCCAAACGCGGGCAAACCTAGTGAAATATTCAATACTAATCCAGTTGCAGAGGAAGGTCAACATTTACCTAAGACTGCGTCAAATATTTTTAATCTGTTAATAGCAGGGATTGTTTTATTGGTAATTGGGTTGTCAATTCGGTTCGTACTCAACCGAAAAGCAAATAACTAG
- a CDS encoding response regulator transcription factor, producing the protein MIKILMFDMNSILGSGIQAIINLEFDMEVIGDYKDKAELVNAIKENIPDILLVNTTFTNNEDFSAINWIKKGYPSIKIIFMMSKSNEDIFLRGIHIGVDGFLLYESEPSYLIESMRNIFKEEMVLSGKIAKLLIGSMISEEKKELLVRLREKEFHLTARESDLVYLIYKGFGNAEIANVLKLSDKTIRDYVSKLYKKLGIYSRKEVFHLLEQLMLEENVSGVKVLR; encoded by the coding sequence ATGATAAAAATATTAATGTTCGACATGAATAGTATTTTGGGATCAGGAATTCAAGCAATCATTAATTTAGAATTTGACATGGAAGTGATTGGTGATTATAAAGATAAAGCAGAACTTGTTAATGCAATTAAGGAAAATATCCCTGATATCCTCCTAGTAAATACTACTTTTACGAATAACGAGGATTTTTCCGCTATTAATTGGATTAAGAAGGGATATCCTTCTATAAAGATAATTTTCATGATGTCTAAAAGTAATGAAGATATATTTCTAAGAGGAATACATATCGGTGTCGATGGTTTTCTTTTATATGAATCTGAACCAAGCTATCTTATAGAAAGCATGCGAAATATCTTTAAGGAAGAGATGGTTCTTTCAGGAAAGATTGCAAAGCTACTAATAGGCAGTATGATTTCAGAAGAAAAGAAGGAACTTTTGGTGAGGTTAAGAGAAAAGGAGTTTCATTTGACAGCTAGAGAATCTGATCTTGTATATCTAATTTATAAAGGGTTCGGAAATGCTGAAATAGCAAATGTACTTAAATTAAGTGATAAAACAATACGGGATTATGTAAGTAAATTGTATAAGAAGTTAGGGATATATTCCAGGAAAGAAGTTTTTCATTTGCTTGAACAATTAATGCTTGAAGAAAATGTATCTGGAGTTAAAGTATTGAGGTGA
- a CDS encoding YitT family protein has translation MSKIRKRNRSKLFILLRGLFVILGGFIAAYGLETVLIPNNVSDGGVTGISIVISQLAGLPLGALIAIINLPFVWLGYKQIGKSFAIYSIIGIASLSIGTVLMHHTPAIIEGDTLLVTVVGGIILGLGMGLALRNGGAVDGIDMLAVLLSRKLPFGTSDLILFLNMFVFIFVSTVFGLTGAILSAIAYFIASKVIHIVEEGLSGSKTFKIITTEPKLMVETIRDRLGRSATYKEAYGGYTHERFMEITCVINRLEESKLKEIINDIDDGAFVTIYDVAEVKGGTFRKSDIH, from the coding sequence ATGAGCAAAATCAGAAAGCGTAACCGAAGTAAGTTATTCATTTTGTTACGAGGACTGTTCGTCATCCTCGGAGGATTCATCGCAGCATACGGCTTGGAAACCGTCCTGATCCCAAATAACGTATCAGACGGAGGCGTCACTGGTATCAGTATCGTCATCTCTCAACTTGCTGGACTGCCGCTAGGTGCACTAATCGCTATTATCAACCTTCCGTTTGTATGGTTGGGTTATAAACAGATAGGGAAAAGTTTCGCGATTTATTCCATTATCGGAATTGCGTCATTATCAATAGGTACAGTTCTCATGCATCACACGCCAGCTATTATCGAAGGCGACACCCTGCTCGTTACTGTAGTCGGAGGTATTATCCTAGGTTTAGGTATGGGTCTCGCATTACGTAATGGCGGAGCTGTAGACGGCATTGATATGCTGGCCGTTCTTCTATCACGTAAATTACCATTTGGAACAAGTGATTTGATCTTATTCCTTAATATGTTTGTCTTCATCTTTGTATCCACTGTATTTGGTCTGACGGGAGCCATTCTCTCAGCAATCGCCTACTTTATCGCATCCAAAGTCATCCACATTGTAGAAGAAGGTCTAAGCGGTTCGAAAACCTTCAAGATCATTACAACCGAGCCTAAGTTAATGGTTGAAACCATTCGTGACCGGCTGGGACGAAGCGCTACCTATAAGGAAGCATACGGTGGATATACACATGAGAGATTCATGGAAATTACTTGTGTTATCAACCGTTTAGAGGAAAGTAAGCTGAAAGAAATCATCAATGATATTGATGATGGAGCTTTTGTTACGATTTACGATGTAGCGGAAGTTAAGGGTGGTACCTTTAGGAAGAGTGATATTCACTAA
- a CDS encoding isochorismatase family protein: protein MTTKQVDTVIVTGCTTSGCVRATTIDAFSYGFKTIVPEECVGDQAKESHDANLFDVNARYADVLPKVRVVEYLGSLKTSPITT, encoded by the coding sequence TTGACGACAAAACAGGTAGATACAGTTATTGTCACGGGCTGCACGACGAGCGGCTGCGTGCGGGCAACCACAATTGACGCATTTTCTTACGGATTCAAAACAATTGTCCCAGAGGAATGCGTCGGCGATCAAGCAAAGGAATCACATGATGCAAATCTGTTTGATGTGAATGCACGATATGCGGATGTCTTGCCGAAGGTGCGGGTGGTAGAGTATTTAGGTTCGCTGAAGACTTCGCCAATTACGACGTAG
- a CDS encoding GNAT family N-acetyltransferase: protein MVMTLRAIDADNWHACVKLTVNEEQKQNVAENAVSLAQAAYEKQWYPHGIYSNETLVGFLMFGTDQETKRVELCRFMIDKQYQGKGYGKATLVKLFELINIRYGAISLYTSIVPENDAAKKLYESAGFKMTGEVMWEELVMVKRIE from the coding sequence ATGGTAATGACATTAAGAGCTATTGATGCGGATAACTGGCATGCTTGTGTGAAGCTGACAGTAAACGAGGAACAAAAACAGAACGTGGCTGAAAATGCCGTGTCACTTGCCCAAGCTGCTTATGAGAAGCAGTGGTATCCTCACGGCATATATTCAAATGAAACATTAGTTGGATTCCTAATGTTTGGAACAGATCAGGAAACAAAGCGCGTGGAATTGTGTCGTTTCATGATAGACAAGCAATATCAAGGGAAGGGTTATGGAAAAGCTACGCTTGTGAAGCTATTCGAACTAATCAATATCAGGTACGGAGCTATTTCCCTCTATACAAGTATCGTCCCAGAAAATGACGCAGCCAAGAAGCTCTATGAAAGTGCAGGGTTCAAAATGACAGGGGAAGTCATGTGGGAAGAGCTTGTGATGGTGAAACGGATAGAATAG